A window from uncultured Desulfobacter sp. encodes these proteins:
- a CDS encoding NAD(P)/FAD-dependent oxidoreductase, with the protein MQQEKPLPPGAILQRDGQSFAVRITPPSGKISAQDLERMAELIRTYDVPEVKLTSGERIGFYGLTKDNIHDMCDAMPFRTGGHYVQACPGTTWCKFGQQDSMGLARTLEEKFGTMPTPAKIKLGISGCTFSCAESRVRDIGCIGTPKGWRIFVGGNSGMKPRIADELAKELSTRKPLNFAENFSNFTVKQRRPSKEHPVLLKRPGLRPSKKS; encoded by the coding sequence ATGCAGCAAGAAAAACCCCTCCCCCCCGGTGCAATCCTCCAGCGGGACGGCCAATCATTTGCAGTCCGCATCACCCCGCCGTCTGGAAAAATCAGCGCCCAGGACCTGGAGAGAATGGCCGAACTGATCAGAACCTATGATGTGCCGGAGGTAAAACTAACCTCGGGAGAGCGCATTGGATTTTACGGCCTGACCAAAGACAATATTCACGATATGTGCGATGCCATGCCGTTCAGAACCGGCGGCCACTATGTCCAGGCATGCCCCGGGACCACATGGTGTAAATTCGGCCAGCAGGATTCCATGGGACTTGCCCGGACCCTTGAAGAAAAATTCGGGACCATGCCGACACCGGCCAAAATCAAACTGGGTATTTCCGGCTGTACCTTCAGCTGCGCAGAATCGCGGGTTCGGGACATCGGATGTATCGGTACCCCCAAAGGCTGGCGCATATTTGTGGGCGGCAACTCAGGCATGAAACCCCGAATCGCCGATGAACTGGCCAAAGAGCTCTCCACCAGGAAGCCATTGAACTTTGCCGAAAATTTCTCGAATTTTACTGTGAAACAGCGCCGGCCAAGCAAAGAACATCCCGTTTTGTTGAAAAGACCGGGATTGAGACCATCAAAGAAAAGTTAG
- a CDS encoding transporter substrate-binding domain-containing protein, with product MIHKPKKRLKLNGWYFVFVFFICAVFLSGLSPNHARAVPEPLTIACYENYPPYSDVDNQGKPQGLLIDFWRLWAQKNQVTVTFAPGPLAQCLEQVKTGRADFMIGLFKSEARSAFMDFSKSLMSVHTNLYIQQDMDIDTIEQLPADIEVGVVKDDFAVSFFQTRYPNVKVQQFPSAKAVLEYAMAGKIKAFALDFPNAVVLMAEHNSLEEFKNLKTLYTEKLRAGVAKGNKGLLEKIDKGITAIPEKEIQALYNKWGIAPRPFILQHLGLIAGTVVILLAGCIFFGMYVFKLKSRIQKMKQATPSLNEEEWKQLISGGENDTVEFKSSLRWSIKEKKVDKRLEAVVVKTISAFMNARGGTLFIGINDAGDPVGIEPDYETFQRKPNPDGFMLKLSDLISKNLGAQSHKFIVSDIQPMEGKDVCRIQVSPSDRPVYVTDQGKEAFYIRAGASSIPLGMSQAHEYISSRW from the coding sequence GTGATTCATAAACCAAAAAAAAGACTCAAGTTAAACGGTTGGTATTTTGTTTTTGTTTTTTTTATCTGTGCGGTGTTTTTATCCGGTTTAAGCCCGAACCATGCCCGGGCCGTTCCAGAACCGTTGACCATTGCCTGTTATGAGAATTATCCGCCCTATTCAGATGTAGACAACCAAGGCAAGCCCCAGGGGCTGCTGATTGATTTCTGGCGGTTGTGGGCGCAAAAAAATCAGGTGACCGTAACATTTGCCCCGGGTCCTTTGGCCCAGTGCCTTGAGCAGGTTAAAACCGGCCGTGCGGATTTCATGATCGGGCTTTTCAAATCCGAAGCGCGTTCCGCGTTTATGGATTTTTCCAAATCGTTGATGTCGGTACATACCAATCTGTATATTCAACAGGATATGGACATTGATACCATTGAGCAGCTGCCTGCCGACATTGAGGTCGGTGTGGTCAAAGATGATTTTGCGGTCTCGTTTTTTCAAACCCGGTATCCGAACGTAAAAGTTCAGCAGTTTCCCAGTGCCAAAGCCGTTCTGGAATATGCCATGGCAGGAAAAATAAAAGCCTTTGCCCTGGATTTTCCCAACGCCGTTGTGCTGATGGCCGAACATAATTCCCTGGAAGAGTTTAAGAATTTAAAGACATTGTACACTGAAAAACTCAGAGCCGGTGTGGCCAAAGGCAATAAAGGACTTCTGGAAAAAATTGACAAGGGGATTACAGCCATACCGGAAAAAGAGATTCAGGCCCTGTACAATAAATGGGGTATCGCTCCCAGACCCTTTATTCTCCAGCATCTGGGCTTGATAGCAGGAACGGTTGTGATACTGCTTGCAGGCTGCATCTTTTTCGGCATGTATGTATTCAAGCTTAAATCCAGAATCCAAAAGATGAAACAGGCCACCCCATCTCTCAATGAGGAGGAATGGAAACAACTCATTTCAGGCGGTGAAAATGACACTGTGGAATTTAAATCTTCTCTTCGCTGGAGCATTAAGGAAAAAAAAGTGGATAAGCGCCTGGAAGCGGTTGTGGTAAAAACCATATCCGCGTTCATGAATGCCCGGGGCGGCACTTTGTTCATCGGCATTAACGATGCGGGAGACCCTGTGGGCATTGAACCGGACTACGAAACGTTCCAGAGAAAACCCAACCCGGATGGATTTATGCTCAAGTTGTCCGATCTGATTTCCAAAAATCTGGGCGCCCAAAGTCATAAATTCATTGTGTCCGATATCCAACCCATGGAGGGAAAGGATGTGTGCAGAATACAGGTATCGCCTTCGGACCGGCCCGTCTATGTCACAGACCAGGGCAAAGAAGCATTCTACATCCGGGCCGGGGCATCTTCCATTCCCCTTGGCATGAGTCAGGCCCATGAATATATCAGCTCCCGCTGGTAG
- a CDS encoding DUF1007 family protein has product MPRSSCFFQLLLVCLIVLSPISGTPHPHVFISQRTGFVFDDQGLAGFRVNWTFDEMFSVMISEDFDSDHNQVLDAGEVVVIEEKAFGYIAAYNYYIHVRIDDKPFDVKFIKTFNAWLDNGIVCYEFFIPCHVSAADTPRQVVLSPYDPEYYSDIYFPDKTPLNMENAEAFSTKIETARDTSTRIYYDTVNPMAIFLSFKRK; this is encoded by the coding sequence ATGCCCCGATCCAGTTGTTTTTTTCAGTTACTGCTTGTCTGTTTGATTGTCCTGTCTCCCATTTCCGGGACACCCCATCCCCATGTGTTCATTTCCCAGCGCACAGGTTTCGTGTTTGATGATCAGGGGCTGGCCGGTTTCAGGGTGAACTGGACCTTTGACGAGATGTTTTCCGTCATGATCAGCGAGGATTTTGACTCGGACCATAACCAGGTTCTGGATGCCGGAGAAGTGGTGGTGATTGAGGAAAAAGCCTTTGGGTATATTGCTGCCTACAACTATTATATTCACGTCAGAATAGATGATAAGCCCTTTGATGTGAAGTTTATAAAAACATTTAATGCGTGGCTTGATAACGGAATCGTCTGTTATGAATTTTTCATACCCTGCCACGTTTCAGCGGCAGATACACCCAGGCAGGTGGTATTATCACCCTATGATCCGGAATATTATTCCGACATCTATTTCCCGGATAAAACACCCCTGAACATGGAGAACGCAGAAGCCTTTTCCACCAAGATAGAGACAGCCCGGGACACATCCACCCGTATCTATTATGATACGGTAAATCCCATGGCCATTTTTCTTTCGTTCAAACGAAAATAA
- the ilvY gene encoding HTH-type transcriptional activator IlvY codes for MDLRTLELFHHLAGSLQFSRTSQSCNISPSALTRVIQRLETDVGKQLFIRDNRSVELTYAGQLFKKYAEDVLGRFEQLQGELSKDAVLSGQLSIYCSVTAAYSLLPKFIPRYRALHPGVQIYLETGDPAQAMDRLMNREADAVIAALPETPRAQISFLNMAVSPLVFIGARHYPDVLVKDANGGPDWQKFPLILADKGLSRERIDNWFAENAVVPRIYSQVTGHEAIIGLVNLGFGIGLVPRLVLDKSPLYQDIVALDNMPELPPYEIALCTRDANLSNPRVRALWDIVAGMA; via the coding sequence ATGGACTTACGCACCCTTGAATTATTTCACCACCTGGCCGGTTCCCTGCAGTTTTCCCGGACAAGCCAGAGTTGCAATATTTCACCGTCTGCCCTGACCCGGGTAATCCAGCGCCTGGAAACCGATGTGGGAAAACAGCTGTTTATCCGGGACAACCGCAGTGTGGAGCTGACCTATGCCGGACAGCTCTTTAAGAAATATGCCGAGGATGTACTCGGCCGCTTTGAACAGCTCCAGGGAGAATTATCAAAGGACGCCGTCCTGTCCGGCCAGCTGTCCATTTACTGCTCGGTGACCGCCGCATACAGTCTGCTGCCCAAGTTTATTCCCCGGTACCGGGCACTGCATCCCGGCGTTCAGATTTACCTTGAAACAGGGGACCCGGCCCAGGCCATGGACCGGCTGATGAACCGGGAAGCCGATGCCGTCATTGCAGCCCTGCCGGAAACACCCAGGGCCCAGATCAGTTTTTTAAACATGGCCGTAAGCCCCCTGGTGTTTATCGGGGCCAGGCATTATCCCGATGTTCTGGTCAAAGACGCGAACGGGGGGCCGGACTGGCAAAAATTTCCCTTAATTCTTGCGGACAAGGGCTTAAGCCGGGAGCGTATTGATAACTGGTTTGCCGAAAACGCCGTGGTCCCGCGCATCTATTCCCAGGTCACCGGCCATGAGGCCATTATCGGTTTAGTGAACCTGGGATTCGGTATCGGCCTGGTCCCGCGCCTGGTTCTTGACAAAAGCCCGCTATACCAGGATATTGTTGCACTGGACAACATGCCGGAGCTGCCGCCTTATGAAATAGCTCTTTGCACCCGGGATGCAAACCTCTCCAATCCCCGGGTCCGGGCCCTGTGGGATATCGTTGCAGGAATGGCTTGA